A portion of the Drosophila innubila isolate TH190305 chromosome 3L unlocalized genomic scaffold, UK_Dinn_1.0 0_D_3L, whole genome shotgun sequence genome contains these proteins:
- the LOC117787260 gene encoding serine protease inhibitor 28Dc-like → MFRSRCSISLALLCLFSIGIAKAYASYGDVDVATSDDIARNVMSFGLNLMQKINANYNKISLFSPLSIMSALAMLLLGSKGRSYSELAHLFGQLDVVKLHDQFGLMIRDAQQPYIKTTSPLRQLDPWHSDSLSKSLRGYPVNRNESQILYVANGLFVQQGFTINPNYRQALEQIYNSEVYPVDFERDPNTAKQKINSWAKLQTVNKITELISDDIDTSTRMILANTLYFKAKWEIDFIGGETKKREFYPNGVGSQPVLLVESMAGVGAHPYYEDRELNCHIIGIPYHGNMSTMYVIQPLESSVEKLKRLQEELNTDIIDKMISKMKRTSAIVVFPKMHITESLNLREYLRSMGIGGIFTPIQYDLSMIVTKDERFLRYPSDAIESLRNLDAQRAAQPKPPTPRAELIISEIVHKVDFNVDEKGTEAAAATAAFLKKSGPEVNFIVNTPFILLVRNDLTHLPLFYGIINEPPSQKLKFTYYGK, encoded by the exons ATGTTCCGTTCAAGGTGTTCCATATCCTTGGCCTTGCTTTGCCTCTTTTCCATTGGAATTGCTAAAGCTTATGCATCGTATGGTGATGTCGACGTGGCCACATCCGATGACATCGCTCGAAATGTGATGAGCTTCGGATTAAATCtcatgcaaaaaataaacgccaactataataaaatatcacTATTCTCGCCATTGAGTATTATGTCCGCTCTGGCGATGCTGTTGCTGGGCTCCAAGGGACGCAGTTACTCGGAGCTGGCTCACTTGTTTGGCCAATTGGATGTGGTGAAGCTACATGATCAGTTTGGCTTGATGATAAGAGATGCTCAGCAGCCATATATTAAAACAACTTCGCCTTTGCGTCAACTGGATCCTTGGCACAGCGACAGTTTGTCTAAGAGTTTACGGGGATACCCAGTAAATCGAAATGAATCCCAGATATTATATGTGGCCAATGGTCTCTTTGTACAGCAAGGCTTCACCATAAACCCAAATTACAG gCAAGCTCTTGAACAAATCTACAATTCGGAAGTGTATCCTGTAGATTTTGAGAGGGATCCGAATACAGCAAAGCAAAAGATCAATTCATGGGCGAAGCTTCAGACAGTAAATAAGATAACAGAGCTCATATCGGATGATATCGATACCAGTACACGGATGATACTGGCCAATACATTATACTTTAAGGCTAAGTGGGAAATTGACTTCATTGGGGGAGAAACTAAAAAACGTGAATTCTATCCGAATGGAGTGGGCTCTCAACCAGTTCTATTGGTTGAAAGTATGGCTGGAGTAGGTGCCCATCCGTATTATGAGGATCGTGAGCTAAACTGTCACATTATTGGAATACCCTATCATGGAAACATGAGCACAATGTACGTGATCCAACCATTAGAATCTTCAGTGGAAAAGTTGAAAAGGCTGCAAGAAGAACTTAATACGGATATCATCGATAAAATGAtaagcaaaatgaaaagaacCTCTGCAATCGTAGTCTTTCCAAAGATGCACATTACCGAGTCCTTAAATTTACGCGAATATCTACGGAGCATGGGTATTGGTGGCATCTTTACTCCCATACAATACGATCTATCAATGATCGTCACTAAAGACGAACGTTTTCTTCGATATCCATCAGATGCTATTGAAAGCCTCAGGAATTTGGACGCACAACGCGCAGCTCAACCGAAACCGCCAACTCCACGCGCTGAACTTATTATTTCGGAAATCGTTCACAAGGTTGACTTTAATGTCGATGAGAAAGGCACCGAAGCAGCTGCCGCCACAGCcgcctttttaaaaaaatctggTCCTGAAGTTAATTTTATCGTCAATACGCCATTTATATTATTGGTGCGAAATGATTTAACGCATCTTCCATTATTCTATGGAATAATTAATGAGCCGCCAAGTCAAAAACTTAAGTTTACGTATTATGGCAAGTAA